The Armatimonadota bacterium genome segment GGCACTCCAACGGTTACGGCCTCTATTTCCGGGTCTGCAAGAAGCTCTTGATAGTCATTGCAGATGTTTTTAATACCGTAGTCCTGCGCAAACTTTTCTGCGCGCTGTGAGTTGATGTCACAAACCGTCTTGATCTCGACATCCTCACACTTCTTGAAGCCGTCTGCGTGCATCCGGCAGATCCCTGTGCCGACAATTCCAACTTTCATCTGATAAATACCCCTATTATTACTCCAAAGATTATCATTTGACCCACGAACATAATTGCTCCGGTCAATATACGCGACCATATCAAGTTAGTATTTGAGATAGGCGTGCTACGCAGTCCATCTTCGAGTCCTAATGCCCTGTCAATCGATGTTTGTGCTTGCAAAATCGCCCAAACCAGGGTCATGCAGACAAATGGGCAGACCCACGCGCAAACCAGCAGAGTATGAGATTTTGCGAATACCACTCGTAATAACGCCGCAACAAGCGGCAGCGCATACAGCGCAATTATAAGCTGCCTGCGCCTTACAAGTCGTTTGATATTGTAATAAGCAAGTGTTGTCACTATCCTGTACGCCCCTCGCTAACATCCGCCATAACATTCAGCCCGCCAGTCGCAACTACATCCAAAGCATCTTCCAATGTAGGGCGCTTGAGATACACGCAGCTCAGATCAGACCCATACTCAGCGAGCAGATCACCGACCATCCTCTCGCCATTCGAGACCCTGAACGACAGGAACCCGTCCTCTTCCTTAATCACCACCGACAACTGTTCTCTAATCCTGCTCTTGACCGACGGATTGGTGATATCACCCAGCACGACCATGTCTTCGCCCGCCAGGCGCCTGAAGTCGTCCGGTCTGCCGATAAAGTTAATTCTTCCGCGATGGATCACAGCGATCCTATGGCACATTTCAGCTATTTTGCCCCGCGAAGTCATGATGACAAATGATTTCATCTCAGTCCGCCGCAGGCTCAGCAGATGGTCCCAGAGTTTTTCGAGTATGTCGGGGTCGAGAGTATCCAGCAGCGAATCGATTATAGTGATCTGCGCATCGGCAACCAGCGCCTTCGCAATTTCAAGCCGCTTTAGCAGACCTGTGGAGAGCTGCTGCGCTCTGGTCGTCGAAAAATCGCTGAGCTTAAGCAGCTCCAGAACAAAGCTTATCTGTCGGGCCCGCTTTTTTCTGGGCACTTGCCAGAGCGAGGCAAACATATCGAGGTTTTCGTAGACAGTGAGGTCGTTGGCAAATGCGGGCCTGTCGAGAGCGACACTTGCATACCCAGGGCTTTCCTGACCGTCCCATACAATGGAGCCGCCGGTCGGCTCATCAATGCCGCAGATAATTCCGGCAAGCGTGGACTTACCCGAACCTGCTCGCCCGAATACTGCCGTAATCTCGCCCTCGTCTATATCCAGATTGACATCCCACAGCGCCCAGGTTCCACCAACGCGCATACTGAGATTCTCAATATTAACTCTTGCCATCTCA includes the following:
- a CDS encoding ABC transporter ATP-binding protein, whose translation is MRVGGTWALWDVNLDIDEGEITAVFGRAGSGKSTLAGIICGIDEPTGGSIVWDGQESPGYASVALDRPAFANDLTVYENLDMFASLWQVPRKKRARQISFVLELLKLSDFSTTRAQQLSTGLLKRLEIAKALVADAQITIIDSLLDTLDPDILEKLWDHLLSLRRTEMKSFVIMTSRGKIAEMCHRIAVIHRGRINFIGRPDDFRRLAGEDMVVLGDITNPSVKSRIREQLSVVIKEEDGFLSFRVSNGERMVGDLLAEYGSDLSCVYLKRPTLEDALDVVATGGLNVMADVSEGRTG